A section of the Mycolicibacterium anyangense genome encodes:
- a CDS encoding DUF3817 domain-containing protein, with product MSAPDAPHTQPAVPVDKIRSALRGYQVMAWTTGIWLIALCYEMVMKYIVKVDNPPTWIGVVHGWVYFIYLLFTANLAVKVRWPIAKTIGVLLAGTVPLLGIIVEQVQTRDIKSRFNL from the coding sequence ATGAGCGCACCCGACGCCCCCCACACCCAGCCGGCCGTCCCGGTCGACAAGATCCGCAGCGCGCTGCGGGGCTATCAGGTGATGGCGTGGACCACGGGCATCTGGCTGATCGCGCTCTGCTACGAGATGGTGATGAAGTACATCGTCAAGGTGGACAACCCGCCGACCTGGATCGGCGTGGTGCACGGCTGGGTGTACTTCATCTACCTGCTGTTCACGGCCAACCTGGCGGTCAAGGTGCGCTGGCCGATCGCCAAGACCATCGGCGTCCTGCTGGCCGGCACCGTGCCGCTGCTCGGGATCATCGTCGAGCAGGTTCAGACCCGCGACATCAAATCCCGCTTCAACCTCTGA
- a CDS encoding MFS transporter produces the protein MGRHSVRATHPGVLIAVLAAAGISVSLTQTLMIPLIPELPALLNTSPANASWTITVTLLTAAVATPVFGRLGDMYGPKPMLMICAGTMAFGSFLAAVSSSLVPFIIGRGLQGMSLPIIPLAISVLRSALPADRVGPAMGLISSSLGVGGALGLPLSAVIAQKADWHILFWSAAVLGIAALLLFHFLVPEIPPSSADRFDPLGTLLLAVALVALLLPISKGSTWGWTSTTTLSLFAVSMVVFAVFAHWQFRTPAPIVDLRTTLRRPVLTTNITAVLVCFSMFALSLVAPQVLELPNGTGYGLGQSMLQAGLWMAPGGLAMMAASPLAARIAGHRGPKFTLVCGSAIIGVAYLGAVWLIDSPAAVMVVNIVVSLGVGFAYSSLPALINAAVPMSETAAANGINALARSLGTSVSSAVIGAVLASMTITYAGHAMPSLAGLRTALLIAAAVAGVAAVVAMTIPTATEADVEAQRLKRDLMSRV, from the coding sequence GTGGGTCGTCACTCGGTCCGGGCGACGCACCCCGGTGTTCTGATCGCCGTCCTGGCCGCGGCCGGTATCAGTGTGTCGCTGACCCAGACCCTGATGATCCCGCTCATCCCGGAGCTCCCTGCGCTGCTGAACACGAGCCCCGCCAACGCGTCGTGGACCATCACGGTGACCCTGCTGACCGCCGCGGTGGCCACCCCGGTGTTCGGGCGTCTCGGTGACATGTACGGCCCCAAACCGATGCTGATGATCTGCGCGGGCACCATGGCATTCGGCTCATTCCTGGCCGCGGTCAGCAGTTCGCTGGTGCCGTTCATCATCGGCCGGGGGCTGCAGGGTATGAGCCTGCCGATCATTCCGCTGGCCATCAGCGTGCTGCGTTCTGCGCTGCCCGCCGACCGGGTCGGGCCGGCCATGGGGTTGATCAGCTCGTCGCTGGGGGTCGGTGGCGCTCTCGGATTGCCGCTGTCGGCGGTGATCGCCCAAAAGGCCGACTGGCACATCCTGTTCTGGAGTGCGGCCGTGCTGGGCATCGCGGCGCTGCTGCTCTTCCACTTCCTGGTGCCAGAGATCCCGCCGAGTTCGGCTGACCGGTTCGACCCGCTGGGCACCCTGCTGCTGGCGGTCGCCTTGGTGGCCTTGCTGTTGCCGATCTCCAAGGGCTCGACGTGGGGGTGGACCAGCACGACGACGCTGTCGCTGTTCGCCGTGTCGATGGTGGTGTTCGCGGTGTTCGCCCACTGGCAGTTCCGCACGCCCGCACCGATCGTCGATCTGCGGACCACGCTGCGCCGACCGGTGCTGACCACCAATATCACCGCAGTGCTGGTGTGCTTCTCGATGTTCGCACTATCCCTGGTGGCCCCGCAGGTCCTGGAGCTACCGAACGGCACTGGCTACGGCTTGGGCCAGTCCATGCTGCAGGCCGGGCTGTGGATGGCGCCGGGCGGGTTGGCGATGATGGCCGCGTCTCCGCTGGCGGCCCGGATCGCTGGGCACCGCGGCCCCAAGTTCACGCTGGTGTGTGGTTCGGCGATCATCGGGGTGGCCTACCTCGGGGCGGTGTGGCTGATCGACAGTCCGGCGGCGGTGATGGTGGTCAACATCGTCGTTAGTCTCGGAGTGGGGTTCGCGTACTCGTCGCTGCCCGCGCTCATCAACGCCGCGGTCCCGATGTCGGAGACGGCGGCCGCCAACGGCATCAATGCACTGGCCAGATCGTTGGGCACGTCGGTGTCCAGCGCGGTGATCGGGGCGGTGCTGGCCTCGATGACGATCACCTATGCCGGCCATGCGATGCCGTCACTGGCCGGGCTGCGGACCGCCCTGCTGATCGCCGCCGCGGTGGCCGGGGTGGCCGCCGTCGTCGCGATGACGATCCCCACCGCAACCGAGGCGGACGTCGAGGCTCAGAGGTTGAAGCGGGATTTGATGTCGCGGGTCTGA
- the rdgB gene encoding RdgB/HAM1 family non-canonical purine NTP pyrophosphatase: MLTTRLLVASRNRKKLAELHRVLDAAGVSGLEVVSLDDVPAFDEAPETGATFEENALAKARDAFAATGLPAVADDSGLEVAALNGMPGVLSARWAGRHGEDVANYELLLAQLRDVPDERRAAAFVSACALVYGSGPDDHAVVRGQWPGVIARAPRGEGGFGYDPVFVPEGESRSAAQLSPTEKDAVSHRGRALTLLLPALRALAG, translated from the coding sequence ATCCTGACCACTCGCCTGCTGGTCGCCAGCCGTAACCGCAAGAAGCTGGCCGAACTGCACCGGGTGCTCGACGCCGCCGGGGTCTCGGGTCTGGAAGTGGTCTCGCTCGACGACGTGCCCGCCTTCGACGAAGCCCCCGAAACCGGCGCGACGTTCGAGGAGAACGCACTGGCCAAGGCGCGGGACGCCTTCGCCGCTACCGGCCTGCCGGCGGTTGCCGACGACTCTGGCTTGGAGGTGGCGGCCCTCAACGGGATGCCCGGTGTGCTCTCGGCGCGGTGGGCCGGGCGCCATGGCGAGGACGTCGCGAATTACGAACTGCTGCTGGCCCAGCTGCGCGACGTTCCCGACGAGCGACGGGCGGCGGCATTCGTCTCGGCCTGCGCGCTGGTCTACGGTTCCGGGCCGGACGACCACGCGGTGGTGCGCGGGCAGTGGCCCGGTGTCATCGCGCGCGCACCGCGTGGCGAGGGTGGTTTCGGGTATGACCCGGTGTTCGTCCCGGAGGGCGAATCCCGCAGTGCGGCCCAGCTCAGTCCCACTGAGAAGGACGCGGTCTCCCATCGTGGCCGGGCGCTGACGTTGCTGTTGCCGGCCTTGCGCGCGCTGGCGGGCTGA
- the rph gene encoding ribonuclease PH, translated as MSRRQDGRLDDELRPVTITRGFTSHPAGSVLITFGETRVMCTASVTEGVPRWRKGSGEGWLTAEYAMLPGATHTRSDRESVKGRLGGRTQEISRLIGRSLRACIDLKALGENTIAIDCDVLQADGGTRTAAITGAYVALSDAVTYLAAAGKLSDPKPLSCAISAISVGVVDGRVRVDLPYEEDSRAEVDMNVVATDTGTLVEIQGTGEGATFPRSTLDKMLDAALAACETLFAVQREALELPYPGVLPEGPAPKKAFGS; from the coding sequence GTGTCACGACGACAAGACGGCAGGCTTGACGACGAGCTGCGCCCGGTCACCATCACCCGCGGCTTCACCTCGCATCCGGCGGGCTCGGTGCTCATCACCTTCGGCGAAACCCGGGTCATGTGCACGGCCAGTGTCACCGAAGGCGTGCCGCGCTGGCGCAAGGGCTCGGGGGAGGGCTGGCTGACCGCCGAGTACGCGATGCTTCCCGGCGCCACCCACACCCGCTCGGACCGCGAGTCGGTCAAGGGCCGACTCGGTGGGCGCACCCAGGAGATCAGCCGGCTGATCGGCCGCTCGCTGCGCGCCTGCATCGATCTGAAAGCGTTGGGGGAGAACACCATCGCCATCGACTGCGATGTGTTGCAGGCCGACGGTGGTACCCGCACCGCGGCGATCACCGGGGCGTATGTCGCCCTCTCCGATGCCGTCACCTACCTGGCCGCCGCGGGCAAGCTGTCCGACCCGAAGCCGTTGTCGTGTGCGATCTCGGCGATCAGCGTGGGCGTGGTGGACGGCCGGGTGCGCGTCGACCTGCCGTATGAAGAGGATTCGCGCGCCGAGGTGGACATGAATGTCGTCGCCACCGATACCGGGACCCTGGTGGAGATCCAGGGCACTGGGGAAGGCGCGACGTTCCCGCGCTCGACGCTGGACAAGATGCTCGACGCCGCCCTGGCCGCCTGCGAGACGCTCTTCGCGGTCCAACGTGAGGCCCTCGAGCTGCCCTACCCCGGCGTGCTGCCGGAAGGGCCGGCGCCCAAGAAGGCGTTCGGATCCTGA
- a CDS encoding cyclic nucleotide-degrading phosphodiesterase yields the protein MSVRITVLGCSGSVVGPDSPASGYLVTAPDTPPLVLDFGGGVLGALQRYADPNEVHVLLSHLHADHCLDLPGLFVWRRYHPTPAKGRGIMYGPSDTWTRLASASSPLGGELDDFSDIFEIRHWEDGIPVTIGALTVLPRLVTHPTESFGMRITDPSGATLVYSGDTGVCESLIELASGADVFLCEASWTHSAERPQHLHLSGTEAGRVAKRAGVGELLLTHIPPWTAREDVISEAKAEFDGPVHAVVCGESIEVTR from the coding sequence GTGTCTGTGCGAATCACCGTCCTCGGTTGCTCCGGCAGTGTTGTCGGACCTGATTCGCCGGCGTCCGGCTACCTGGTAACCGCGCCGGACACCCCGCCGCTGGTGCTGGATTTCGGCGGTGGTGTGCTGGGCGCGCTGCAGCGCTACGCCGACCCCAACGAGGTGCACGTCCTGCTCTCGCACCTGCATGCCGATCACTGTCTGGATCTGCCCGGCTTGTTCGTGTGGCGGCGCTACCACCCGACGCCGGCCAAGGGCCGCGGCATCATGTACGGCCCCAGTGACACCTGGACGCGGTTGGCGTCGGCGTCGTCCCCGCTGGGCGGGGAACTCGACGACTTCTCCGACATCTTCGAGATCCGGCACTGGGAGGACGGCATCCCGGTCACCATCGGCGCGCTGACCGTGCTGCCGCGACTGGTCACCCATCCCACCGAGTCGTTCGGGATGCGCATCACCGACCCGTCGGGGGCGACGCTGGTCTACAGCGGTGACACCGGGGTCTGCGAATCGCTGATCGAGCTGGCTTCGGGTGCGGATGTGTTCCTGTGTGAGGCATCGTGGACGCATTCCGCCGAGCGCCCGCAGCACCTGCATCTGTCCGGTACCGAGGCCGGACGGGTGGCCAAGCGGGCCGGGGTGGGTGAGCTGCTGCTGACCCACATCCCGCCGTGGACAGCCCGGGAGGACGTCATCAGCGAGGCCAAGGCCGAGTTCGACGGTCCGGTGCACGCGGTGGTGTGCGGCGAGAGCATCGAGGTCACCCGATAG
- the murI gene encoding glutamate racemase, with product MSDRFAPVGIFDSGVGGLTVARSIIDQLPDEDIVYVGDTANAPYGPLSIPEVRANALAVADDLVQRGVKALVIACNTASSACLRDARERYDVPVVEVILPAVRRAVATTRSGRIGVIGTQATIASSAYQDAFAAAHDVEVTAVACPRFVDFVERGVTSGRQVLNLAEGYLEPLQHAQVDTLVLGCTHYPLLSGLIQLAMGDEVTLVSSAEETAKDLLRVLTERDLLRPHSDEPGVAGRHVFEATGDPESFLTLASRFLGPAITGVGSAVRHVGAEK from the coding sequence ATGAGCGACCGGTTCGCCCCGGTCGGCATCTTCGACTCCGGGGTCGGCGGCCTGACGGTGGCCCGCTCGATCATCGACCAGCTGCCCGACGAGGACATCGTCTACGTCGGCGACACCGCCAACGCGCCGTACGGCCCGCTGAGCATCCCCGAGGTCCGGGCGAACGCGCTGGCCGTCGCCGACGATCTGGTGCAGCGCGGGGTCAAGGCGCTGGTCATCGCCTGTAACACGGCGTCCTCGGCGTGCCTGCGTGATGCCCGCGAACGCTATGACGTCCCCGTCGTCGAGGTGATCCTGCCTGCCGTGCGACGGGCGGTGGCCACCACCCGAAGCGGACGCATCGGTGTCATCGGCACCCAGGCCACCATCGCCTCGTCCGCCTATCAGGACGCCTTCGCCGCAGCCCACGACGTCGAGGTGACCGCCGTGGCCTGCCCGCGTTTCGTCGACTTCGTCGAGCGCGGCGTCACCAGCGGCCGGCAGGTACTCAACCTGGCCGAGGGCTACCTCGAACCACTGCAGCACGCCCAGGTGGACACCCTGGTCCTCGGCTGCACGCACTACCCGCTGTTGTCCGGCCTGATCCAGCTGGCGATGGGCGACGAGGTGACGTTGGTGTCCAGCGCCGAGGAGACCGCCAAGGATCTGCTGCGGGTGCTGACCGAACGTGATCTGCTTCGGCCGCACTCCGACGAACCGGGTGTCGCGGGCCGGCATGTCTTCGAGGCCACCGGCGATCCCGAGTCGTTCCTGACGCTGGCATCCCGCTTCCTGGGGCCGGCGATCACGGGCGTGGGGTCTGCAGTGCGTCACGTCGGCGCCGAGAAGTGA
- a CDS encoding rhomboid family intramembrane serine protease, protein MNQPLGYPLTPPPEPKKPPAWKVGGATILTFVALLYVIELIDQLSGHALDRNGIRPLEADGLWGILFAPLLHGGWPHLIANTVPALVLGFLVTLAGMSRFVFATAIIWVLGGLGTWLIGNLGCNLETNHIGASGLIFGWLAFLLVFGWLTRHPWQIVTSIVVLFVYGGVLWGAIPELDRCGGVSWQGHLCGAIAGVIAAYWLSGPERTARQRKKSGQFPGLTS, encoded by the coding sequence ATGAACCAGCCGTTGGGGTATCCGCTCACACCGCCGCCCGAGCCCAAGAAGCCGCCCGCCTGGAAGGTCGGCGGCGCCACGATCCTCACGTTCGTCGCGCTGCTCTACGTCATCGAACTCATCGACCAGCTGTCCGGGCATGCGCTGGATCGCAACGGCATCAGGCCGCTGGAAGCCGACGGCCTGTGGGGCATCCTGTTCGCCCCGCTGCTGCACGGCGGCTGGCCACACCTGATCGCCAACACGGTGCCGGCCCTGGTGCTGGGCTTCCTGGTGACGCTGGCGGGCATGTCCCGATTCGTCTTCGCGACGGCGATCATCTGGGTATTGGGCGGCCTGGGTACCTGGTTGATCGGCAACCTCGGGTGCAACCTCGAGACCAACCACATCGGAGCCTCCGGGCTGATCTTCGGCTGGCTGGCCTTCCTGCTGGTGTTCGGCTGGCTGACCCGGCACCCGTGGCAGATCGTCACCTCGATCGTGGTGCTGTTCGTCTACGGCGGCGTGCTGTGGGGTGCGATCCCCGAGCTGGACCGCTGCGGCGGGGTGTCCTGGCAGGGCCACCTGTGCGGTGCGATCGCCGGGGTGATCGCCGCCTACTGGTTGTCCGGCCCGGAACGCACAGCGCGGCAACGCAAGAAGAGCGGCCAGTTTCCCGGCCTGACCTCATGA
- a CDS encoding PLP-dependent cysteine synthase family protein: MTRYESLLQAVGNTPLVGLPRLSPRWDDTDEGPHVRLWAKLEDRNPTGSIKDRPALRMIEQAERDGLVKPGTTILEPTSGNTGISLAMAARLKGYKLICVMPENTSIERRQILELYGAEIIFSPAEGGSNTAVATAKKLAAEHPDWVMLYQYGNQANADAHYYGTGPELLADLPDITHFVAGLGTTGTLMGTGRFLREQVPGVQIVAAEPRYGEGVYALRNIDEGFIPELYDPDVLTTRFSVGSADALRRTRQLVQVEGIFAGISTGAILHAALGMAAKAIKAGERADIAFTVCDAGWKYLSTGAYAGSLDEAEDALEGQLWA; the protein is encoded by the coding sequence TTGACCCGCTACGAATCCCTGCTACAGGCGGTCGGCAACACTCCGCTGGTCGGGCTGCCGCGGTTGTCTCCCCGCTGGGATGACACCGACGAAGGTCCGCACGTGCGGTTGTGGGCCAAGCTCGAGGACCGCAATCCGACCGGCTCGATCAAGGACCGTCCCGCCCTGCGGATGATCGAGCAGGCCGAGCGCGACGGCCTGGTGAAACCGGGCACCACGATCCTGGAGCCCACCAGCGGCAACACCGGCATCTCACTGGCGATGGCCGCCCGCCTCAAGGGCTACAAGCTGATCTGCGTCATGCCGGAGAACACCTCGATCGAGCGCCGCCAGATCCTGGAGCTCTACGGGGCGGAGATCATCTTCTCCCCGGCCGAAGGTGGCTCCAATACCGCGGTGGCCACCGCCAAGAAGCTGGCCGCCGAGCACCCCGACTGGGTGATGCTCTACCAGTACGGCAATCAGGCCAACGCCGATGCGCACTACTACGGCACCGGTCCGGAGCTGCTCGCCGACCTGCCCGACATCACCCATTTCGTGGCCGGCCTGGGCACCACCGGGACCCTCATGGGCACCGGCCGGTTCCTGCGCGAGCAGGTGCCGGGCGTGCAGATCGTGGCCGCCGAGCCGCGCTACGGCGAGGGCGTCTATGCGCTACGCAACATCGACGAGGGCTTCATCCCTGAGCTCTACGACCCGGACGTGCTGACCACCCGCTTCTCGGTCGGCTCTGCCGACGCCCTGCGTCGCACCCGCCAACTTGTCCAGGTCGAGGGCATTTTCGCCGGCATCTCGACGGGGGCGATCCTGCACGCCGCGCTGGGCATGGCCGCCAAGGCGATCAAGGCCGGCGAGCGCGCGGACATCGCCTTCACGGTGTGTGATGCGGGGTGGAAGTATCTGTCGACCGGTGCCTACGCCGGTAGCCTGGATGAAGCTGAGGACGCCCTGGAGGGCCAGCTCTGGGCATGA
- a CDS encoding MoaD/ThiS family protein: protein MSVTVSIPTILRTHTGGEKRVSASGDTLQAVIADLEANYSGISDRLLDSANGGKLNRFVNIYVNDEDVRFSGGLATEISDGDSVTILPAVAGGALDMR from the coding sequence ATGAGTGTCACCGTGTCCATCCCGACGATCCTGCGTACCCACACCGGCGGGGAGAAGCGTGTCAGCGCCTCCGGTGACACCCTGCAGGCCGTGATCGCCGACCTGGAGGCGAACTACTCGGGCATCTCGGATCGGCTGCTGGACTCCGCCAATGGCGGCAAGCTCAACCGCTTCGTCAACATCTACGTCAACGACGAGGACGTCCGGTTCTCCGGCGGGCTGGCCACCGAGATCTCCGACGGCGACTCGGTGACCATCCTGCCTGCCGTCGCCGGTGGCGCGCTGGACATGCGTTGA